One genomic segment of Verrucomicrobiia bacterium includes these proteins:
- a CDS encoding deoxynucleoside kinase: MKEKPSRTRPTYLAVEGPIGAGKTSLVKLLAERLGYRAVLEEADENPFLSEFYRAPRKSAFQAQLFFLLSRWRQQVELSEPDLFAPGVIFDYILPKDRLFAELVLSEKELYLYQKLEEGLAKAARRPDLVIYLEASFPVLWKRIKMRDRAYEKNMAPEYLEKVVDKYRQFFFDYRDTPLLVVNTDKLDFVANPSDFALLVREIEKPPFGTRYWRPDFTDGTPLMEQKEK, encoded by the coding sequence ATGAAGGAAAAACCGAGCCGCACCCGCCCGACTTATTTGGCGGTGGAGGGACCGATCGGGGCGGGCAAGACCTCCTTGGTCAAACTTTTGGCGGAACGGCTCGGCTACCGCGCCGTTTTGGAGGAGGCGGACGAAAACCCCTTCCTTTCCGAGTTCTACCGCGCTCCGCGGAAGTCCGCCTTTCAGGCCCAGCTTTTTTTTCTTCTCTCCCGTTGGCGGCAGCAGGTGGAATTGTCCGAGCCGGACTTGTTTGCGCCAGGGGTGATTTTCGACTACATCCTTCCCAAGGACCGTCTTTTTGCCGAACTGGTACTTTCGGAAAAAGAGTTGTATTTGTATCAAAAACTGGAGGAGGGTTTGGCCAAGGCAGCCCGCCGGCCGGATTTGGTGATTTACCTAGAGGCCTCCTTTCCGGTTTTGTGGAAACGGATAAAAATGCGCGACCGGGCGTACGAAAAAAACATGGCGCCGGAGTATCTGGAGAAAGTGGTGGACAAATACCGTCAGTTCTTTTTCGATTACCGGGATACCCCCCTTTTGGTGGTCAACACGGACAAGCTGGATTTTGTCGCCAATCCTTCCGATTTTGCCCTGCTGGTCCGGGAAATCGAAAAACCCCCCTTCGGCACCCGTTACTGGCGGCCGGATTTCACCGACGGGACCCCCTTGATGGAGCAAAAAGAAAAATAA
- the panB gene encoding 3-methyl-2-oxobutanoate hydroxymethyltransferase: MSPADKITVKSFREFKKRGEPIVVLTAYDYQTAKILDAVGVDALLVGDSANMVFYGQPNTLSITLEQMLYHTQAVSRAAARALVIGDMPFLSFQISPAEAVANAGRFLKEAGAAAVKLEGGVELAPTVKHLVEVGIPVMGHIGLAPQAVHKMGGYVVQGKNEKSVAYLLESAQVLEEAGAFSLVVEGVAAEAARKITRSVSIPTIGIGAGPDCDGQVLVTSDLLGIFSDFKPKFVRRYANLSEEIKKAVSTFISDVKHHRFPTEEESY, from the coding sequence ATGAGCCCGGCCGACAAAATCACCGTCAAAAGCTTCCGGGAATTCAAAAAGCGGGGAGAGCCAATTGTGGTTCTGACCGCGTATGATTACCAGACAGCCAAGATTTTGGATGCTGTAGGGGTGGATGCCCTTTTGGTCGGCGATTCCGCCAACATGGTTTTCTACGGCCAGCCGAACACCCTCTCCATCACGCTGGAGCAGATGCTCTACCATACGCAGGCGGTCAGCCGGGCGGCGGCGCGAGCCTTGGTTATCGGAGACATGCCCTTTCTGTCCTTCCAAATCTCTCCGGCCGAGGCGGTGGCGAACGCCGGGCGGTTCTTGAAGGAGGCCGGCGCGGCGGCCGTCAAACTGGAAGGGGGGGTGGAACTGGCTCCCACAGTAAAACATTTGGTGGAGGTGGGCATTCCGGTGATGGGGCATATCGGTCTGGCCCCACAGGCCGTGCATAAAATGGGGGGGTACGTGGTACAGGGGAAAAACGAAAAATCGGTGGCCTATCTTTTGGAAAGCGCCCAGGTGCTCGAGGAAGCGGGAGCGTTTTCGCTCGTAGTGGAGGGGGTGGCGGCCGAGGCCGCCCGCAAAATCACGCGCTCCGTTTCCATCCCGACCATCGGCATCGGCGCGGGGCCCGACTGCGACGGGCAGGTTCTGGTCACTTCCGATTTATTGGGCATCTTTTCCGATTTCAAGCCGAAATTCGTCCGGCGCTACGCCAATTTGTCGGAGGAAATCAAAAAGGCAGTCTCCACCTTCATTTCCGACGTCAAACACCACCGTTTTCCCACCGAAGAAGAAAGTTATTAA
- a CDS encoding dihydroneopterin aldolase, with protein MDALRLLGLKLSAHVGTTADERRRGALLEIDCELFFPFAPAAAKDELKKTADYSRVYLVILKEMEKEFHLLETAASRLAEKLGKEFSVKKTVVRVRKLSPPGLYRLPVVEVEAHWPKN; from the coding sequence ATGGATGCGCTCCGGCTTTTGGGACTCAAACTCTCCGCCCACGTTGGCACCACCGCCGACGAGCGGCGGCGGGGAGCCCTTCTGGAAATCGACTGCGAGCTTTTTTTCCCCTTCGCCCCGGCGGCGGCCAAAGATGAGCTTAAAAAAACGGCCGATTACAGTCGGGTTTATTTGGTAATCTTGAAGGAGATGGAAAAAGAGTTCCATCTCCTGGAAACCGCCGCCTCACGGCTGGCCGAAAAACTGGGAAAGGAGTTTTCGGTCAAAAAAACGGTGGTGCGCGTGCGCAAACTTTCACCCCCCGGGTTGTACCGGCTTCCCGTGGTGGAGGTGGAAGCTCATTGGCCCAAAAACTGA
- the pyrE gene encoding orotate phosphoribosyltransferase yields MKTATSTQNEVLDLFERSGALLSGHFLLSSGRHSAAYFEKFYVLQHPEYLVRLGAMFVERFKELAIDRVIGPTTGGMVIAYEVARQMGKPYFFAEPNEKGDGRVFGRGFALKPKEKILVLDDVLTTGRSLLEVLELVGRENGEIVGVGVLLDRSGGKVNLGWPYYALATLDVESFTPENCPLCREEKPVTKPGSRKF; encoded by the coding sequence ATGAAAACGGCCACCTCCACGCAAAACGAGGTTTTGGATCTCTTCGAGCGCTCGGGGGCGCTTTTATCCGGGCATTTTTTGCTATCCTCCGGCCGCCACTCGGCGGCTTATTTTGAAAAATTTTATGTGCTCCAGCATCCGGAATATCTGGTTCGGCTCGGGGCAATGTTCGTGGAGCGCTTCAAAGAGCTTGCCATCGACCGAGTCATCGGTCCGACCACCGGCGGGATGGTGATCGCCTACGAGGTGGCCCGCCAGATGGGAAAACCCTACTTTTTCGCCGAGCCGAATGAGAAAGGGGACGGCCGGGTATTCGGGCGGGGATTCGCCTTGAAACCAAAGGAAAAAATTCTGGTCCTGGACGATGTTTTGACCACCGGACGGTCGTTGCTTGAGGTGTTGGAATTGGTTGGACGGGAAAACGGCGAAATCGTCGGGGTGGGAGTGCTTTTGGACCGCTCGGGCGGAAAAGTCAATTTGGGCTGGCCGTATTATGCCCTGGCCACTTTGGATGTGGAATCATTTACCCCGGAAAACTGCCCCCTCTGCCGGGAAGAGAAACCGGTTACCAAGCCGGGATCGAGGAAATTTTGA
- the acpS gene encoding holo-ACP synthase, translating into MESWKMSVAAIGVDIIETERIKKAIEHWGEHFLFRIFTPAEVAYCRAKQQSHYSFAARFAVKEAVIKAIGTGLTSNLRWTSIEIVNDKKGKAEVRLGERVKEVIGNKKILISMSHTHQYAIGEAVLIDGEG; encoded by the coding sequence TTGGAAAGCTGGAAAATGAGCGTGGCGGCGATAGGTGTGGATATAATCGAAACCGAGCGCATTAAAAAAGCGATCGAGCACTGGGGGGAGCATTTTCTCTTCCGCATCTTTACCCCGGCGGAAGTGGCCTACTGCCGGGCCAAGCAGCAATCCCACTACTCCTTTGCCGCCCGCTTCGCCGTCAAGGAGGCGGTCATCAAAGCAATTGGCACGGGGCTCACCTCCAATCTGCGCTGGACTTCGATAGAAATTGTCAATGACAAAAAGGGAAAAGCGGAGGTGCGGCTGGGAGAGCGGGTGAAGGAAGTCATCGGCAACAAAAAGATTTTAATTTCGATGTCCCACACCCACCAGTACGCCATCGGGGAAGCGGTTTTAATCGACGGGGAAGGATGA
- a CDS encoding SDR family NAD(P)-dependent oxidoreductase, which produces MQGLEGKVTIVTGASRGIGRAIALCFAKNKSKVVVSARSKKELDGLVSQIKKEGGEAFAVPADMADEAQIKNLVSKTLAHYGGIGVVVNNAGLGIWSPVAEMKTEDFDATFNVNLRGVFLLCREVIPHFVKKGGGHFINIASVAAKSANANLAAYCASKAALVMFSESLALEVRNHNIKVSCVSPGTVASDFSEKFPKDRPANRPGLVKLTNEEVAEACLAVATQNPNAWTSELILRPLRTG; this is translated from the coding sequence ATGCAGGGCCTTGAGGGAAAAGTAACCATCGTCACCGGCGCTTCGCGCGGAATCGGGCGCGCCATTGCGCTTTGTTTTGCCAAGAACAAATCAAAAGTGGTGGTTTCGGCCCGGAGTAAAAAAGAGCTTGACGGGCTTGTCAGCCAGATAAAAAAAGAGGGAGGCGAGGCGTTTGCCGTTCCCGCCGACATGGCCGACGAAGCCCAAATCAAAAATCTGGTTTCAAAGACGCTTGCCCACTACGGCGGCATCGGCGTCGTGGTAAATAACGCCGGGTTGGGGATATGGTCGCCGGTGGCGGAAATGAAGACGGAGGATTTCGACGCCACTTTCAATGTCAATTTGCGCGGGGTATTTCTGCTCTGCCGGGAAGTCATCCCCCATTTCGTAAAAAAAGGAGGCGGCCACTTCATCAACATAGCCTCTGTGGCGGCCAAAAGCGCCAATGCCAATCTGGCCGCCTACTGTGCCTCCAAGGCGGCTTTGGTGATGTTTTCCGAATCGCTGGCTTTGGAGGTGCGCAATCATAATATAAAAGTTAGCTGCGTCTCCCCCGGAACGGTGGCCTCCGATTTCAGCGAAAAATTTCCCAAAGACCGCCCCGCCAACCGGCCCGGGCTGGTCAAGCTGACCAACGAAGAAGTGGCCGAGGCCTGCTTGGCAGTTGCTACCCAAAACCCCAATGCCTGGACGTCGGAGTTAATTCTTAGGCCTCTGCGCACCGGATAG
- the folK gene encoding 2-amino-4-hydroxy-6-hydroxymethyldihydropteridine diphosphokinase gives MAEKTKVEVYLILGSNLGNRLGNLIGAVGRLKKLTAAPLSVSSVYETEPVEVTGGPFYNLAVSFKTSLGADELLEKLLEIEKSFGRVRKTGKVLPRTLDIDILFYGSERIKGPLLEIPHPRMASRGFVLIPLAEIAPAFRHPVLGKTVSQLLEEGGFGTGVRWVGKLEELLRLEKVRE, from the coding sequence ATGGCTGAAAAAACGAAAGTTGAAGTTTATCTGATTTTGGGGTCCAATCTGGGGAACCGGCTGGGAAATCTCATCGGCGCCGTCGGCCGTTTAAAAAAGCTGACCGCCGCCCCCCTTTCCGTCTCCTCCGTTTATGAAACCGAGCCGGTGGAGGTCACGGGCGGGCCGTTTTACAATCTTGCCGTCAGCTTCAAAACTTCCCTTGGCGCAGACGAGCTTCTGGAAAAACTTCTGGAAATCGAGAAAAGCTTCGGGCGGGTGCGCAAAACCGGCAAAGTTCTCCCCCGCACGCTGGATATCGATATTCTTTTTTACGGAAGCGAGCGAATAAAGGGGCCTCTTTTGGAAATTCCCCATCCACGGATGGCTTCCCGCGGATTCGTTTTGATTCCCCTGGCGGAAATTGCCCCTGCCTTCCGCCACCCGGTTCTGGGAAAAACCGTTTCCCAGCTTTTGGAAGAAGGGGGCTTTGGCACCGGGGTGCGCTGGGTGGGAAAACTGGAAGAACTTTTGCGGCTGGAGAAGGTGCGGGAATGA
- a CDS encoding DUF2784 family protein: MSDQTLVTLITIVHFLWVIFMLTGFFWTVLAFFVHRRFFDFFWFRTLHALGILLVSLFPLLGKYCPLTIWENFFRQQSGAGYEGGFMLHYIEKFMYPDIDPVAIRVGTFLVAFVSIAAYLLRPPERVKSWFKKLSGAQRPKN, from the coding sequence ATGTCCGATCAAACGCTGGTCACGCTGATAACCATCGTGCACTTTCTCTGGGTGATTTTCATGTTGACCGGCTTTTTCTGGACCGTTTTGGCCTTTTTTGTTCACCGCCGCTTTTTCGATTTCTTTTGGTTTCGCACCCTGCACGCGCTGGGAATCCTCTTGGTTTCGCTTTTCCCCCTTTTGGGTAAATACTGTCCGCTCACAATATGGGAGAATTTTTTCCGTCAGCAAAGCGGCGCCGGGTATGAAGGGGGTTTTATGCTCCATTATATCGAAAAGTTTATGTATCCGGACATCGACCCTGTGGCCATCCGTGTCGGCACCTTTCTGGTGGCCTTTGTTTCGATTGCGGCCTACCTCTTGCGTCCGCCGGAGCGGGTCAAGAGCTGGTTCAAAAAGCTATCCGGTGCGCAGAGGCCTAAGAATTAA
- a CDS encoding SLBB domain-containing protein: MRNRIGFTILLAFLVGYPFELSAQPITDEEKKLIREYLEKKKQGELTSPPKTPPLSKMYYTPSLYDSAGTPPIPAEKIPTSDSFQKQENAAELKPFGFEIFQSSEASFAPIPETPVPETYLLGPGDQLLVNLWGRADEEFNLAVDREGKIFIPKVGEIVVWGMTVPQFEAKLKARLAKIYSNFHVSVMLGKLRSVKIFVLGEVKQPGGYTLSSLSTFFSALYAAGGPTERGSMRKIKILRQNREVSELDLYDFLLKGYIASDQKLETGDVVYVPVSGPQAKIKGEVRRPAIYELKGTEKIWDLIALSGGLLPTAYLKQVVLDRLQKNDQRELVNLDLSDSSGETGGFPLRDGDEIYVLSKYQFRPNVVWIAGKVKHPGGFERREGMRVKELLNDGEQLEPDAYLPRADIFRTNPDGKRELVSFSVEKLLSGDTAANLLLQDRDSVVLYGIYEVERKKFVSIEGEVKRPGRYELFENMRLSDLVFRAGNLNKNAYLLKAELARVNPGKPSDVFYVPLDSVLSAPGLEADPPLAEDDKIFIREFPDWREHRVVQISGEVYFPGKYALRHENETLYELIQRAGGLTPRAFIPGISLTRQAIAQILERQNLPALIANTQLLERDTLGNVEAPPTVPVDTDKISRIIFEPVELFKSKGKKGNLGLRDGDEVFVPDFPSGVQVLGAVASVGTIGYERGKSVNHYIKKAGGFTPNADKKETRLVKASGRVIAGGVGGKKVEPGDAIIVPLKIEEKKHFSRDLATTISILSGLATTFFIIAKTK; this comes from the coding sequence ATGAGAAACCGAATAGGATTCACCATTCTGCTTGCTTTTCTGGTCGGCTATCCATTTGAACTTTCCGCCCAGCCGATAACCGATGAAGAAAAAAAACTGATTCGGGAGTATTTGGAAAAAAAGAAACAAGGGGAACTTACCTCCCCGCCCAAGACCCCTCCCCTCTCCAAAATGTATTACACGCCGTCTTTGTACGACAGTGCCGGCACACCTCCGATCCCGGCCGAAAAAATTCCGACTTCCGATTCTTTTCAAAAGCAAGAAAATGCGGCCGAATTAAAGCCGTTCGGCTTTGAAATCTTCCAAAGCTCTGAGGCCAGTTTCGCCCCGATTCCTGAAACTCCCGTTCCGGAGACCTATTTGTTGGGGCCTGGAGATCAACTGCTTGTCAATCTCTGGGGACGGGCCGACGAGGAGTTCAACCTCGCTGTCGACCGGGAGGGGAAAATTTTCATTCCCAAAGTGGGAGAGATAGTGGTTTGGGGAATGACGGTCCCCCAGTTCGAAGCCAAGCTGAAAGCCCGGCTGGCCAAAATATATTCTAACTTTCATGTCTCCGTAATGCTCGGAAAACTGCGCTCGGTCAAGATCTTTGTGCTGGGGGAAGTGAAACAGCCGGGTGGCTACACCCTCTCTTCACTTTCGACTTTCTTTTCCGCCCTCTACGCCGCCGGCGGGCCGACCGAGCGGGGAAGCATGCGGAAAATCAAAATTCTGCGACAGAACCGCGAAGTGTCGGAATTGGACTTGTACGATTTTCTCTTGAAAGGATATATCGCTTCCGATCAGAAATTGGAGACGGGGGATGTCGTGTATGTGCCGGTCTCCGGACCGCAGGCCAAAATCAAAGGGGAAGTCCGCAGACCGGCCATATACGAATTGAAAGGAACCGAAAAAATCTGGGACTTGATTGCGCTTTCCGGCGGACTTTTGCCTACGGCCTATTTGAAACAGGTGGTTTTGGACCGGCTGCAGAAAAACGATCAGCGGGAGCTGGTCAATCTGGATTTGTCCGATTCCTCCGGGGAGACCGGCGGCTTCCCGCTGCGGGACGGGGATGAAATCTACGTTCTTTCGAAATACCAGTTCCGGCCCAACGTGGTCTGGATAGCAGGCAAGGTGAAACACCCCGGCGGGTTCGAACGACGCGAGGGAATGAGGGTAAAGGAACTTTTGAACGATGGCGAACAGTTGGAGCCGGATGCCTACCTGCCCCGGGCCGATATTTTCCGAACGAACCCGGATGGTAAACGGGAACTGGTTTCCTTCTCGGTCGAAAAACTCTTGTCCGGCGATACCGCCGCCAACCTTTTGCTCCAAGATCGCGATTCCGTCGTCCTGTACGGCATTTACGAGGTGGAGCGGAAAAAGTTCGTCTCCATTGAAGGGGAAGTCAAACGTCCGGGCCGTTATGAACTGTTTGAAAATATGCGCCTTTCTGATTTGGTTTTCCGGGCCGGGAATTTGAACAAAAACGCCTATCTCTTGAAGGCCGAACTGGCCCGCGTCAATCCCGGCAAACCCTCGGATGTTTTTTACGTTCCGCTTGACTCGGTCCTTTCCGCACCGGGCCTGGAGGCCGACCCGCCTCTGGCCGAGGATGACAAGATCTTCATCCGTGAATTTCCGGACTGGCGGGAGCACCGGGTGGTGCAAATTTCCGGCGAGGTCTATTTCCCCGGCAAGTATGCCCTGCGGCACGAGAACGAAACCCTGTACGAGCTGATTCAGCGGGCCGGGGGACTCACCCCCCGCGCCTTCATCCCCGGGATCAGCCTGACCCGTCAGGCCATTGCCCAAATCCTCGAACGCCAGAACCTGCCGGCCTTGATTGCCAACACCCAGCTTTTGGAGCGGGACACGCTGGGAAATGTGGAAGCGCCCCCTACCGTTCCAGTGGATACGGACAAAATCTCCCGCATCATATTCGAGCCGGTTGAGTTGTTCAAAAGCAAGGGGAAAAAGGGAAATCTCGGGTTGCGGGACGGCGACGAAGTCTTCGTGCCGGACTTCCCCTCCGGCGTACAGGTTTTGGGGGCGGTCGCTTCGGTGGGCACCATCGGCTACGAGCGGGGAAAATCGGTCAATCACTACATCAAAAAAGCGGGCGGTTTTACGCCGAATGCCGACAAAAAGGAAACCCGCTTGGTCAAGGCCAGCGGCCGGGTCATCGCCGGCGGGGTGGGAGGAAAGAAAGTGGAACCGGGGGACGCCATCATCGTCCCGCTGAAAATCGAAGAGAAAAAACATTTTTCGCGGGATTTGGCAACCACCATTTCGATTCTCTCCGGCCTCGCCACCACTTTCTTCATCATCGCCAAAACGAAATGA
- a CDS encoding carboxypeptidase regulatory-like domain-containing protein: MCFKKFAVLSTLTFATLPLFTATAGAVGSISGQVKLEHEVAVVPVVGAAVSAISADSHFVGLARVIDTHFVATARTDSNGNYQIDNLPADRYKVVACKAELGCLFYPGVRHPDSAQWIAVVDDEVTSGINVTFRPFIPPPPNPALITGRVTDAETGEGIANALVGASGEFLTIIFQTRTGPDGRYELSVAAGGYFVRAVAHGYLPGEHPGNPVRLEAYDTVSSVDIALRPLAIEFGSLSGQVINAATGTPIPHALVVARQGDGFGYGSALTDSGGHYRIGPLPAGFYKVAAMARGFFPAVYPDPVGVRAGENTPDINFRLHPVPPPDLGTISGMITDDSTGEPIGCAVVAAIGFDSTFHHRIVRYAHTDSTGNYVIEGLPRIPYFVVAWARGYLGEIYDNVRRFAEATKVTPDASGINFALERKNRDSTALSLAGVVQSNASIPLTGAFVQVTDDGGSTVNAGLSLPDGGFMIEGLVPGNYTVSASLDAASVSQNVDLSGGSVAGVSLTLPVEAALRGDINQNGTYEPSDVVLLINGVFSDSGLLPDRAAADVNCDGKLSPADVVAALQLVFTGQSTAVCGF, translated from the coding sequence ATGTGCTTCAAGAAGTTTGCAGTCCTGTCCACCCTGACATTCGCCACCTTACCACTATTTACCGCCACAGCCGGCGCGGTCGGCTCCATTTCCGGTCAGGTGAAACTGGAGCATGAAGTGGCTGTGGTGCCGGTGGTCGGTGCCGCCGTTTCGGCCATTTCCGCCGACAGTCATTTTGTGGGACTTGCCCGCGTCATTGACACCCATTTTGTGGCGACGGCCCGCACCGATTCGAACGGCAATTATCAAATTGATAATCTACCCGCAGACCGGTACAAAGTTGTCGCCTGCAAAGCGGAGTTGGGGTGTTTGTTTTATCCCGGCGTCCGCCATCCGGATTCTGCCCAATGGATAGCTGTTGTCGATGATGAAGTTACCTCCGGTATCAACGTCACTTTTCGACCCTTCATCCCTCCACCCCCTAACCCGGCGCTCATTACCGGCCGAGTCACCGATGCCGAAACGGGTGAGGGAATAGCCAACGCTTTGGTGGGTGCCAGCGGCGAATTTTTGACCATTATTTTTCAAACCCGCACCGGCCCGGATGGCCGCTACGAGCTGTCAGTGGCGGCGGGCGGATATTTTGTCCGTGCCGTTGCACACGGTTATCTGCCGGGAGAGCATCCCGGCAATCCGGTGCGGCTGGAAGCGTATGACACCGTTTCCAGTGTCGATATTGCCCTGCGGCCATTAGCTATCGAGTTCGGTTCTCTCTCCGGTCAAGTAATCAATGCGGCCACCGGCACGCCAATACCTCACGCTTTGGTGGTCGCACGCCAGGGGGATGGATTCGGCTACGGCTCGGCTTTGACGGACAGCGGCGGGCATTACCGCATCGGCCCTTTGCCAGCGGGATTCTACAAAGTCGCCGCCATGGCGCGGGGATTTTTCCCGGCGGTTTATCCCGATCCGGTAGGAGTGCGCGCGGGCGAAAATACTCCCGATATCAATTTTCGGTTGCATCCCGTGCCGCCGCCGGATCTGGGAACGATTTCAGGAATGATTACCGATGATTCCACGGGGGAACCGATTGGCTGCGCGGTTGTGGCGGCGATCGGTTTCGATTCCACCTTCCACCATCGCATCGTCCGCTATGCCCACACCGATTCAACCGGCAACTACGTTATTGAGGGGCTGCCGAGGATACCTTATTTCGTCGTCGCCTGGGCGCGGGGGTATCTGGGGGAAATTTACGACAACGTCCGCCGCTTTGCGGAAGCCACCAAAGTGACGCCGGATGCTTCCGGCATCAATTTCGCTCTGGAAAGAAAAAACAGGGACTCCACGGCGCTTTCGCTGGCCGGGGTCGTGCAATCCAACGCAAGCATACCGTTGACCGGGGCTTTTGTGCAGGTGACCGACGACGGTGGTTCGACGGTAAACGCCGGGCTTTCCCTGCCGGATGGCGGCTTTATGATTGAGGGGCTCGTGCCCGGGAACTACACTGTTTCCGCGTCGTTGGATGCCGCCAGCGTTTCGCAGAACGTAGATTTGTCCGGCGGCTCGGTGGCTGGAGTCAGCTTGACACTGCCGGTCGAGGCTGCCCTGCGCGGCGATATCAACCAAAACGGAACGTATGAACCCTCCGATGTGGTTTTGCTTATTAATGGTGTGTTCAGTGACTCAGGCCTTTTGCCCGATCGTGCTGCCGCCGATGTCAATTGCGACGGTAAATTGTCCCCTGCCGACGTGGTGGCAGCGCTGCAACTGGTTTTCACAGGGCAAAGCACTGCGGTTTGCGGGTTCTAA
- a CDS encoding aminotransferase class I/II-fold pyridoxal phosphate-dependent enzyme, whose translation MRVKKVIVEKAEPIQRIAATYPDVLERLAARKKSGPEILNVGRIVPDLPLHPEVEKMASEHFREGLVWSPRPDAKLVAEFKKLAAEYVEERIWQKLDRFTALAPIPGVKQGFFHLFLLYLEAKEKVFLPDPAFPFFRQAVFSAKGEAVPYSLYARTDYLPNFDALDGLRGGPPKVLVLNYPHSPTGAAADRNFFEQAVAWGSHKNVLVANDFTYGELYYDQAPSVPLLSVPKAAKAAVEFFSFTHTFNLPAPKLGLAVGKREVVENLESYILSLGIYPSNFALRLGIELLKRRREIISYHNQILAERKKIVADGLARLGWNFWRPKGGCFVWVEVPTRASSQAFARKVLRKTGVLVYPGNYFGEAGEGRFRLSLAVPTETLTSVFVRLSAVFSSGLKKIRLFEKREKQSA comes from the coding sequence TTGAGGGTCAAGAAAGTCATTGTCGAAAAAGCGGAGCCGATTCAGCGCATCGCCGCCACCTACCCGGACGTTCTGGAACGGCTGGCGGCCCGCAAAAAAAGCGGGCCGGAGATTTTGAACGTCGGGCGGATCGTGCCGGATTTGCCCCTCCATCCGGAAGTGGAAAAGATGGCCAGTGAGCATTTCCGAGAGGGTCTGGTCTGGTCCCCTAGGCCGGATGCCAAACTGGTCGCCGAGTTCAAGAAACTGGCCGCCGAATACGTGGAAGAGCGCATCTGGCAGAAATTGGACCGTTTTACCGCCCTAGCCCCCATTCCCGGCGTCAAGCAGGGGTTCTTTCACCTTTTTCTTCTGTATCTGGAAGCCAAGGAAAAGGTTTTCTTGCCGGACCCGGCTTTTCCCTTCTTCCGGCAGGCGGTCTTTTCGGCCAAGGGGGAGGCCGTCCCCTACTCCCTTTATGCTCGTACCGATTACCTTCCCAATTTCGACGCCTTGGACGGCCTGCGCGGGGGTCCTCCGAAGGTTTTGGTTTTGAACTATCCCCATTCCCCCACCGGGGCGGCGGCCGACCGGAATTTCTTTGAACAGGCCGTGGCGTGGGGTTCACACAAAAATGTTTTAGTGGCCAACGACTTTACCTATGGAGAACTGTATTACGACCAAGCGCCGTCGGTGCCCTTGCTTTCCGTTCCAAAAGCTGCCAAGGCGGCCGTCGAATTTTTCTCCTTCACCCACACCTTCAATCTCCCCGCTCCCAAGCTGGGGCTGGCCGTCGGCAAACGGGAGGTGGTGGAAAACCTTGAATCCTACATCTTGAGTTTGGGAATTTACCCCTCCAATTTCGCCCTGCGGCTCGGCATCGAACTGTTGAAACGGCGGCGGGAGATCATTTCCTACCACAACCAAATTTTGGCCGAGCGGAAGAAAATCGTGGCCGACGGGCTTGCCCGGCTTGGCTGGAATTTCTGGCGTCCCAAAGGAGGCTGTTTTGTCTGGGTGGAGGTACCGACGCGAGCCAGTTCGCAGGCGTTTGCCCGCAAGGTGCTGCGCAAAACCGGGGTTTTGGTCTATCCCGGCAATTACTTCGGCGAGGCAGGAGAAGGGCGTTTCCGTCTTTCTCTGGCTGTGCCGACCGAAACGCTTACTTCTGTTTTCGTACGGCTTTCGGCCGTGTTTTCTTCCGGGCTGAAAAAAATCCGGCTGTTCGAAAAAAGGGAGAAACAAAGCGCCTGA